A single region of the Lotus japonicus ecotype B-129 chromosome 4, LjGifu_v1.2 genome encodes:
- the LOC130711410 gene encoding adenine nucleotide transporter BT1, chloroplastic/mitochondrial-like: protein MGGRKVQVQGLDSGYKDKDVVISSSGIKLEWDSHGGNVHPTGLFASVGQAGFGIGISPNPPLTARDSGAKLPLVNSSMQYVLMPETGFRAAGIQGLLNGEVAEEGLALKGKKMKGFKLKFKIANPSLRRLMSGAIAGAVSRTVVAPLETIRTHLMVGSCGHNSAQVFQSIMQADGWKGLFRGNFVNIIRVAPSKAIELYAYDTVNKQLSAKPGEQPKIPIPPSSIAGAVAGVSSTLCTYPLELLKTRLTVQRGVYKNFLDAFMRIVREEGPAELYRGLTPSLIGVIPYAATNYLAYDTLRKGYKKAFNKEEVGNVMTLLIGSAAGAFSSSATFPLEVARKHMQAGALNGRQYSNMLHALMSILEKEGVSGLYRGLGPSCLKLVPAAGISFMCYEACKKILVENEQHE from the exons ATGGGTGGAAGAAAGGTGCAAGTGCAAGGTTTAGATTCTGGTTATAAAGATAAAGATGTAGTGATAAGCAGCTCTGGAATAAAGCTTGAATGGGATTCACATGGTGGCAATGTTCATCCAACTGGCTTATTTGCAAGCGTTGGTCAAGCAGGATTTGGAATTGGGATTTCACCAAATCCTCCTCTAACTGCTAGAGACAGTGGCGCCAAACTTCCACTTGTGAATTCTTCCATGCAATATGTTTTAATGCCTGAAACTGGTTTTCGAGCTGCGGGGATTCAAGGATTATTGAATGGTGAGGTTGCTGAGGAAGGTCTTGCATTGAAGGGGAAAAAGATGAAGGGGTTTAAGTTGAAATTTAAGATTGCAAACCCTTCACTAAGAAGGTTGATGAGTGGAGCAATTGCTGGTGCTGTGTCAAGAACTGTGGTGGCGCCATTGGAGACGATAAGGACTCATTTGATGGTGGGGAGCTGTGGCCATAATAGTGCTCAGGTGTTTCAATCTATCATGCAAGCTGATGGATGGAAGGGCTTGTTCAGAGGCAATTTTGTAAACATCATCCGAGTTGCGCCAAGCAAGGCTATTGAG TTATATGCCTATGATACTGTCAACAAGCAATTATCTGCAAAACCTGGAGAGCAACCAAAAATCCCAATTCCACCTTCATCAATTGCAGGTGCGGTTGCTGGAGTTAGCTCTACCTTATGCACATATCCTCTTGAGCTTCTCAAAACTCGCCTCACAGTTCAG AGAGGAGTGTACAAAAACTTTTTAGATGCATTTATGAGAATTGTTAGAGAGGAAGGTCCTGCAGAACTGTACAGAGGCCTCACCCCTAGTCTAATTGGTGTGATCCCTTATGCTGCCACAAACTATCTTGCTTATGACACACTTAGGAAAGGTTACAAGAAAGCTTTCAACAAGGAGGAAGTTGGGAATGTGATGACTCTTCTGATTGGATCAGCTGCAGGTGCATTTTCAAGCAGTGCAACATTTCCACTTGAGGTGGCTAGGAAGCACATGCAAGCTGGGGCACTGAATGGAAGACAGTACAGCAACATGCTTCATGCACTCATGAGTATACTTGAAAAGGAAGGGGTTTCAGGTTTGTATAGAGGATTGGGACCAAGCTGCTTGAAGTTAGTTCCTGCTGCTGGAATCTCTTTCATGTGTTATGAAGCTTGCAAGAAGATACTTGTTGAAAATGAACAACATGAATGA